From the Flavimarina sp. Hel_I_48 genome, one window contains:
- a CDS encoding succinylglutamate desuccinylase/aspartoacylase family protein → MAQIDEHNVLTILGEKIPPGAKRTINFNMAKLYTTTSVEVPIIIHRAKKPGPCILITAGIHGDEVNGVEIVRQLIAKRINRPTKGTIICIPVLNVFGFINMSRAFPDGRDLNRVFPGSRGGSLASRFAYQFVEKILPLADFCMDFHTGGASRFNVAQIRVDESDEALVKYAKIFNAPFTVFSRNISKSYRATCVKMGKPILLFEGGKSQVSDKAVAREGVFGVMRILNHFGMLNEEFKMPEHNKHPVTISKSTWVRAKYSGLLHLKVSYGDLVEKGGILATITDPYGTFSHKVKSLNEGYIININEASLVYQGDAIFHISTDAVRGE, encoded by the coding sequence ATGGCGCAAATAGATGAGCATAACGTCCTGACCATTCTGGGTGAAAAGATCCCCCCGGGTGCGAAGCGGACGATTAATTTTAATATGGCAAAACTTTACACGACAACGTCTGTAGAGGTACCCATAATAATTCACCGCGCAAAAAAACCTGGTCCCTGTATATTGATAACTGCAGGGATTCACGGTGATGAGGTCAATGGTGTTGAAATAGTGCGCCAGCTTATCGCAAAACGTATCAACAGGCCTACTAAGGGAACGATTATTTGCATACCTGTACTCAATGTGTTCGGTTTTATTAATATGAGCAGGGCTTTTCCCGATGGAAGGGATCTCAACAGGGTATTCCCAGGATCGCGGGGCGGTTCACTGGCCAGTAGATTTGCCTATCAATTTGTCGAAAAAATCTTACCGCTGGCAGATTTCTGTATGGATTTTCATACTGGTGGTGCCAGCCGTTTTAATGTTGCCCAGATTCGGGTAGATGAGAGCGATGAAGCGCTGGTGAAATATGCCAAAATTTTCAATGCACCCTTTACCGTATTTTCAAGAAATATCAGCAAATCCTACAGGGCAACTTGCGTGAAAATGGGCAAACCCATTTTACTTTTTGAAGGTGGCAAATCCCAGGTAAGCGATAAGGCGGTGGCTCGGGAAGGCGTTTTTGGCGTTATGCGTATTCTTAATCATTTTGGAATGCTCAACGAAGAATTCAAAATGCCAGAACATAATAAACATCCGGTAACCATAAGCAAGAGTACCTGGGTACGGGCAAAATATAGTGGTTTGTTGCACCTTAAGGTTTCCTATGGTGATCTGGTAGAAAAAGGAGGTATCCTTGCAACCATTACAGATCCCTATGGCACATTTAGCCATAAAGTAAAATCGCTGAATGAAGGCTATATAATCAATATAAATGAAGCCTCTTTAGTTTACCAGGGTGATGCCATTTTTCATATATCTACAGATGCTGTCAGAGGGGAATAA
- the rimK gene encoding 30S ribosomal protein S6--L-glutamate ligase — MNIKILSRNSSLYSTSRLVEAAKKRKHTVEVIDPLKCDLIIEKKKPSVYYRGKYLTETDAVIPRIGASITYYGTAVVRQFEMMGCFTTTESQALVRSRDKLRSLQILSRARLGLPKTVFTNYSRDVREIIEHVGGAPLIIKLLEGTQGLGVVLAETTNAAESVIEAFNGLQARVIVQEFIKEAKGADIRAFIIDGQVVGAMKRQGKEGEFRSNLHRGGTAEVIELTDEEENAAIKAAKCMGLGVAGVDMLQSARGPLILEVNSSPGLEGIEKATGKDIAKSIIRYIERGI, encoded by the coding sequence ATGAATATAAAGATCCTATCCAGGAATAGTTCCCTTTACTCCACGTCCAGACTTGTAGAAGCAGCAAAAAAAAGAAAACATACTGTTGAGGTCATTGACCCGCTAAAATGTGATCTTATCATAGAAAAGAAGAAGCCTTCTGTCTACTACAGGGGTAAATATCTTACTGAAACGGATGCGGTGATTCCAAGAATTGGCGCCTCCATCACCTATTATGGAACCGCTGTTGTGCGCCAGTTTGAAATGATGGGCTGTTTTACCACTACAGAATCACAGGCACTTGTACGCAGCCGTGATAAATTAAGAAGTTTGCAGATTCTTTCCAGGGCTCGATTGGGACTTCCCAAAACAGTTTTTACAAACTATTCCCGCGATGTGAGAGAGATCATTGAACATGTGGGTGGTGCTCCCCTTATCATAAAGTTACTAGAAGGAACCCAGGGACTGGGTGTGGTACTTGCTGAAACGACCAATGCCGCAGAATCTGTAATCGAAGCTTTTAACGGTTTGCAGGCCCGGGTAATTGTTCAGGAATTTATCAAAGAGGCAAAAGGTGCAGATATTCGTGCTTTTATCATTGATGGCCAGGTAGTGGGCGCCATGAAAAGACAGGGTAAAGAGGGTGAATTCAGATCAAACCTGCACCGTGGTGGTACTGCGGAAGTGATTGAGCTTACCGATGAAGAAGAAAATGCAGCCATAAAAGCGGCCAAATGTATGGGGCTGGGTGTTGCCGGTGTAGATATGCTACAAAGTGCACGTGGACCTCTTATTCTCGAGGTGAATTCTTCCCCAGGACTTGAAGGAATAGAAAAAGCAACCGGTAAGGACATTGCAAAAAGTATCATACGATACATAGAACGTGGAATATAA
- the uvrC gene encoding excinuclease ABC subunit UvrC — translation MKFPDLDIQLKTLPNSPGVYQYYDKNGKLLYVGKAKNLKKRVSSYFTKKHDNARTHLLVKKIVEIKHIVVNSETDALLLENNLIKNYQPRYNVMLKDDKSYPWICIKNERFPRVFPTRRLIKDGSEYYGPFTSMKTVHTLLDLIKGLYPLRTCNYDLSQDKIESGKYKVCLEYHLGNCLGPCEGKYSAESYHDNIDAIREIVKGNFKDSLHRFRDKMKTHAEDLEFEDAQRIKDKIDILEGYQSKSTVVNPKISNVDVFSIVSDEGYGYVNFLQLSHGAIIRSHTLEIKKKLAESDLELLEIGIVEIRQRFNSQSSEIYVPFPVEVGEEITVTVPKLGDKKRIVELSERNAKYFRIERFKQTKIVDPDRHVNRLMAQMKADLRLTSEPRHIECFDNSNIQGTNPVAACVVFKNGKASKKDYRKFNIKTVEGPDDFASMEEVVYRRYKRLLKEEQDLPQLIIVDGGKGQLSSGVKALEALGLRGKIAIIGIAKRLEELFYPGDSIPLYLDKKSETLKVIQQLRNEAHRFGITFHRNKRSSAALNTELETIEGIGEKTVIELLRHFRSVSRIKEEDENKLAEVIGPAKAKIIYQHYHEAK, via the coding sequence ATGAAATTTCCAGACCTAGACATACAATTAAAGACCCTACCCAACAGCCCGGGCGTTTATCAATATTATGATAAAAATGGAAAACTGTTATATGTAGGGAAAGCAAAAAATTTAAAAAAAAGGGTTTCTTCCTATTTTACTAAGAAGCATGACAACGCGCGTACGCACCTGCTGGTAAAAAAGATCGTCGAGATTAAACATATCGTGGTTAATAGCGAGACCGATGCGTTATTGCTGGAAAATAACCTGATTAAAAATTACCAGCCGCGTTATAATGTGATGCTCAAGGATGATAAAAGTTATCCATGGATCTGCATAAAAAACGAACGGTTTCCAAGGGTTTTTCCCACAAGAAGGCTTATTAAGGACGGCAGTGAATACTACGGCCCTTTTACCAGTATGAAAACAGTGCACACGTTGTTAGATCTTATTAAAGGCCTGTATCCCCTGCGTACCTGTAATTATGACCTTTCACAAGATAAAATCGAATCTGGCAAATACAAGGTTTGTCTTGAATATCATTTGGGCAACTGCCTAGGGCCCTGTGAAGGTAAATATTCAGCAGAATCCTATCATGATAATATTGATGCGATCCGTGAAATTGTAAAGGGTAATTTTAAAGATTCGCTGCACCGCTTTAGGGATAAGATGAAAACCCACGCTGAAGACCTGGAATTTGAAGATGCCCAGCGAATAAAAGATAAAATTGATATCCTGGAGGGATACCAGAGCAAGAGCACGGTAGTAAACCCCAAGATCAGTAATGTGGACGTGTTTAGTATCGTATCTGATGAAGGCTATGGTTATGTAAATTTCCTTCAGCTTTCCCACGGCGCGATAATCAGGTCACATACGCTGGAAATCAAGAAAAAACTTGCAGAATCTGACCTGGAGCTGCTGGAAATAGGTATTGTGGAAATACGCCAGCGTTTTAATTCGCAATCTTCTGAAATATACGTTCCTTTTCCAGTTGAAGTGGGTGAAGAAATCACGGTCACGGTGCCAAAACTGGGCGATAAAAAGCGTATCGTAGAACTTTCTGAACGCAATGCAAAATATTTTAGGATCGAGCGCTTTAAGCAGACTAAAATTGTGGACCCAGATAGGCATGTCAACCGGCTGATGGCTCAGATGAAGGCAGACTTGCGTCTCACTTCAGAGCCGCGGCATATAGAATGTTTTGACAACAGTAACATACAGGGTACAAATCCCGTAGCGGCGTGCGTTGTTTTTAAAAATGGAAAAGCCAGTAAAAAGGACTACCGCAAGTTCAATATCAAAACTGTAGAAGGGCCTGATGATTTTGCCTCTATGGAAGAAGTAGTTTATCGTCGTTACAAGCGCCTGCTTAAAGAGGAGCAGGATTTGCCTCAACTTATCATCGTAGATGGTGGTAAGGGTCAGTTGAGCTCTGGGGTAAAAGCACTTGAAGCTTTAGGACTGCGCGGAAAAATTGCCATCATCGGGATTGCAAAAAGACTGGAAGAATTATTTTATCCCGGGGATTCCATTCCGCTTTACCTGGATAAAAAAAGCGAAACCCTGAAAGTGATACAACAGTTGCGGAATGAGGCGCACCGGTTTGGGATTACCTTCCATAGAAATAAGCGTAGCAGCGCCGCACTTAATACGGAGCTGGAGACCATTGAAGGTATTGGGGAAAAAACCGTGATAGAACTGCTCAGGCATTTTAGATCTGTTTCCCGTATCAAAGAGGAAGACGAGAACAAGCTTGCGGAAGTTATAGGGCCGGCCAAGGCAAAAATAATTTATCAGCATTACCATGAGGCAAAATGA
- a CDS encoding ATP-dependent zinc protease, translated as MDKILIGRTDKVDFPTLGFSEVDVKIDTGAYTSSIHCTHIREEENRLCCTFLDPQHPDYDGKEMIFTAYDMTAVKSSNGEVQTRYVVQANIRIFKKLFKISLTLSSREDMRFPVLLGRKFLTKKFIVDTALTDLSFNNKIHEYKDPIQE; from the coding sequence GTGGATAAAATACTTATAGGACGTACAGATAAAGTAGATTTCCCTACGTTGGGATTCTCTGAAGTTGATGTAAAAATTGATACGGGAGCGTATACTTCTTCCATACATTGTACACACATACGTGAAGAGGAAAATCGTCTATGTTGTACATTTCTTGATCCCCAGCATCCTGATTATGATGGTAAGGAAATGATTTTTACCGCTTATGATATGACCGCGGTAAAAAGCAGTAATGGGGAGGTACAAACACGCTACGTAGTACAGGCCAACATACGCATTTTTAAAAAATTATTTAAAATAAGCCTGACTTTGAGTTCCAGGGAAGATATGCGGTTCCCCGTACTTTTAGGCAGGAAATTCCTAACAAAAAAATTTATAGTAGATACCGCACTAACCGACTTATCTTTTAACAATAAAATCCATGAATATAAAGATCCTATCCAGGAATAG
- a CDS encoding lipoprotein signal peptidase, which translates to MSLKKAVGIIVLVLLIDQISKIYIKTHFALNDEYVIASWFKILFVENEGMAWGTVIPGAYGKIILTLFRIIILPLIGYWLNDAVQKNASKILIVAVALIFAGAFGNIIDSIFYGLLFDSSAGQIASFMPESGGYGTFLHGKVVDMLYFPIWKGYLPEWLPIWGGDYFTFFNAVFNIADTAISTGVGLLLVFNKRAFANSED; encoded by the coding sequence ATGTCATTAAAGAAAGCCGTTGGGATTATAGTACTAGTCTTACTTATAGACCAAATAAGTAAAATATATATAAAAACGCATTTTGCGCTCAACGATGAGTATGTAATTGCCAGTTGGTTTAAAATTCTTTTCGTAGAGAATGAAGGTATGGCCTGGGGTACGGTAATACCGGGAGCGTATGGCAAAATTATACTTACGCTTTTCAGAATAATAATCCTTCCACTTATAGGATACTGGCTTAATGATGCAGTTCAGAAAAATGCCTCAAAAATCCTTATTGTAGCTGTAGCATTAATATTTGCCGGTGCCTTTGGTAACATTATAGATTCTATATTTTATGGTCTTCTCTTTGATAGCAGCGCAGGGCAAATAGCTTCATTTATGCCAGAATCTGGAGGTTATGGTACCTTTTTGCACGGTAAAGTAGTGGATATGCTATATTTCCCAATATGGAAAGGTTATTTGCCAGAATGGTTACCTATATGGGGCGGGGATTATTTTACATTCTTTAACGCCGTCTTCAATATTGCTGATACCGCCATAAGTACAGGTGTTGGCCTACTACTGGTTTTCAATAAAAGAGCTTTCGCAAACAGCGAAGATTAA
- a CDS encoding PAS domain-containing sensor histidine kinase encodes MSSKKRIGLLSFFRGGSPPEPENFSEGFYYEQIAASVGAGGWTVDFENKKSYFDKQLRTILNTPSNYHPSFKYALQFYDKAYHRQLIQVYEDLKKGVPYEAEVQMIAYDGRKFWARCIGKPIFGSKKKVTAIRGIILNIDDRKTRELAIENSLKSIEATNDRLFKFANYISHNLRNHINNLELTSQLVDIPSLEDDQKELFGNYEEIASGLSRTVQQLNEVVTIQKKVKEESVILDLQTVFEKCKSDLQNLIEQKDGSVYSDFSEVPEVKFNKDFFENIFCSLIKNGLRNERSDRKPEIKAYSIEQDGKVSVIIEDNGVGIDVEDSDEFIYYTYGSGEFKSRNNSIDLFIVKNQVEALGARLEIKSKPGYGTKFIINF; translated from the coding sequence ATGAGTTCAAAAAAACGAATAGGATTGCTCTCCTTTTTTCGCGGGGGTTCTCCGCCAGAGCCCGAAAATTTTTCAGAAGGATTTTATTACGAACAAATTGCTGCGTCTGTGGGTGCAGGAGGGTGGACGGTTGATTTTGAGAATAAAAAGAGTTATTTTGATAAGCAGTTGAGGACAATATTAAATACACCTTCCAATTATCACCCCTCCTTTAAATATGCACTTCAATTCTATGATAAAGCATATCATAGACAGCTTATTCAGGTTTATGAAGATTTAAAAAAAGGGGTTCCGTATGAGGCTGAAGTACAGATGATTGCCTATGATGGCAGGAAATTCTGGGCAAGATGTATAGGTAAACCAATTTTTGGTTCAAAAAAGAAAGTTACCGCTATTCGTGGTATCATTTTAAATATCGATGACCGCAAAACACGGGAATTGGCAATCGAGAATTCCCTAAAATCTATTGAAGCTACAAACGATCGCCTGTTTAAGTTTGCTAATTATATTTCCCATAATCTAAGAAACCATATAAATAATTTAGAGCTTACTTCACAACTTGTGGATATTCCAAGTTTAGAGGATGATCAAAAAGAACTTTTTGGAAATTACGAGGAGATCGCAAGTGGTCTCTCCAGAACAGTACAGCAGCTCAATGAAGTCGTTACCATTCAAAAAAAGGTTAAGGAGGAATCTGTGATTCTTGATCTTCAAACCGTCTTTGAAAAATGTAAGTCTGATCTACAAAACCTTATTGAACAGAAAGATGGCTCTGTTTATTCAGATTTTTCTGAAGTTCCTGAAGTTAAGTTCAACAAAGATTTCTTTGAAAATATCTTTTGCTCACTTATCAAAAACGGACTTAGAAATGAAAGATCTGACCGTAAGCCAGAGATTAAAGCCTACAGTATTGAACAGGATGGAAAGGTTTCTGTTATTATTGAGGACAATGGCGTAGGTATAGACGTGGAGGACAGCGACGAGTTTATTTACTACACGTACGGCTCAGGAGAATTTAAATCCCGCAACAATTCCATTGATCTGTTCATAGTAAAAAATCAGGTGGAGGCCCTGGGAGCAAGACTGGAAATAAAAAGTAAGCCCGGCTACGGCACTAAATTTATCATCAACTTCTAA
- a CDS encoding 5-formyltetrahydrofolate cyclo-ligase: MLSEGNKKDIRQMYKEKRAALTLKEREALSLDIANKSLELKLWDYSFYHIFLPIERLMEVNTEYLLNILNGKDKNIVVSSTNTMDLEMNHFLLTDSTVFKKNTWGIPEPQGGIPIPEEQLDVVFVPLLAFDKHGNRLGYGKGYYDRFLEKCRPDCLKIGLSFFDPIAQIPVNAYDIALNACVTADNIYVF; this comes from the coding sequence ATGCTGTCAGAGGGGAATAAAAAGGATATTCGCCAGATGTATAAAGAAAAGAGAGCAGCTCTTACTTTAAAGGAACGCGAAGCACTTAGTCTCGATATCGCCAATAAGTCTTTAGAATTAAAGCTCTGGGATTATTCCTTTTATCATATATTTCTTCCCATTGAACGATTAATGGAGGTGAATACAGAATATTTGCTTAATATTCTAAACGGGAAGGATAAGAATATAGTTGTAAGCAGTACAAATACGATGGATCTGGAAATGAACCATTTTCTACTTACAGACAGCACAGTCTTTAAGAAAAATACCTGGGGAATTCCTGAGCCACAAGGAGGTATACCTATTCCTGAAGAGCAACTGGATGTTGTTTTTGTTCCACTTTTAGCGTTTGACAAGCACGGAAATCGCTTGGGCTACGGTAAGGGCTATTATGATCGCTTTCTAGAGAAATGTAGGCCAGATTGCCTTAAAATAGGCTTATCTTTCTTCGACCCTATTGCTCAAATACCTGTAAATGCATATGATATAGCATTAAACGCTTGTGTCACAGCAGATAATATCTATGTATTTTAG
- the ileS gene encoding isoleucine--tRNA ligase has translation MSKKFAEYKGLDLPQIAEEIGAFWKENDIFEKSVTTRKGAEPFIFFEGPPSANGMPGIHHVMARAIKDIFCRFKTQKGFQVKRKAGWDTHGLPVELGVEKELGITKEDIGDKISVEEYNEACRNAVMRYTDVWNNLTEKMGYWVDMNDPYITYKPKYMETVWHLLKEIYDKDLIYKGYTIQPYSPKAGTGLSSHELNQPGTYQDVTDTTVTAQFRIPPTPQAGAQNSLAKAFRLDENSSPLGGGREGDCFFLAWTTTPWTLPSNTALTVGKNIDYVMVKTFNQYTFKPINVVIAKALVEKEFGKKYFTSTEDADFENFSEKSKKIPYQIIGECKGSDLLEIRYEPVLAYTKPHNNPENAYRVIAGDFVTTEDGTGIVHTSPTFGADDAMVAKQASPEIPPMLVMDENENLVPLVDLQGKFRKELKDDIFGLGGEYVKEEYLTDAEKETELKKQQERMKDIIPNLDEYLNVDKRIALKLKEENKAFKVEKYTHSYPNCWRTDKPILYYPLDSWFIKVTEVRDRMHELNATINWKPKSTGEGRFGNWLANANDWNLSRSRYWGIPLPIWRTEDGREELFIGSIEELQAEMKKAVAAGVMDQNIFSGFEPGDMSEANYDQIDLHKNVVDGITLVSPSGKPMKREADLIDVWFDSGSMPYAQWHYPFENKEKVDSTWRKADFIAEGVDQTRGWFYTLHAIATMIFDDVAYKNVVSNGLVLDKNGQKMSKRLGNAADPFTTLDTFGADATRWYMISNANPWDNLKFDLDGITEVQRKFFGTLYNTYSFFVLYANLDNFTYAEAEVELKDRPEIDRWILSELHTLIEQVDAFYADYEPTRATRAISDFVQENLSNWFVRLSRRRFWKGDYGPDKISAYQTLYTCLEIIAKLAAPVAPFFMDRLYKDLNAVTEKETAESVHLADFPVSDPVFIDPVLERKMQKAQTISSLVLSLRAKEKIKVRQPLQRIMIPILDKSQGEEILAVQELIKSEVNVKEVELIDDASGILVKTIKPNFKALGPRFGKDMKQIAAKINTLNAQDIAKIEKDGEMTLDINGKSITLAAQDVEITSQDIEGWLVASSGGITVALDVTLNESLENEGVARELVNRIQNLRKDSGFEVTDKIDITLQHNGKVEKAVAHNLEYIKNETLATSLDIVDQLNNGIDIEFDDVVTRLSIVKNN, from the coding sequence ATGAGTAAGAAGTTCGCTGAGTACAAGGGTCTTGACCTTCCGCAAATCGCTGAAGAGATAGGTGCTTTCTGGAAAGAAAATGACATATTTGAAAAAAGTGTGACCACCCGCAAAGGCGCAGAGCCTTTTATCTTTTTTGAAGGACCTCCTTCAGCAAATGGAATGCCTGGTATTCACCATGTAATGGCACGTGCCATTAAAGATATTTTTTGCCGTTTTAAAACTCAAAAAGGCTTTCAGGTAAAGCGTAAGGCGGGCTGGGACACGCATGGTCTTCCCGTTGAACTGGGGGTTGAAAAAGAACTGGGAATTACCAAAGAAGATATTGGCGATAAGATAAGCGTTGAAGAATACAACGAAGCCTGCCGCAACGCGGTGATGCGCTACACAGACGTCTGGAACAACCTTACCGAAAAAATGGGCTACTGGGTAGATATGAATGACCCCTATATCACCTATAAGCCCAAATATATGGAGACGGTATGGCACCTGCTCAAAGAAATTTATGATAAGGATCTAATTTATAAGGGTTATACCATACAGCCCTATTCCCCAAAAGCCGGGACCGGTTTAAGTTCACATGAACTTAATCAGCCGGGAACGTACCAAGATGTGACCGATACTACGGTGACGGCTCAGTTTCGCATCCCCCCAACTCCCCAAGCGGGAGCTCAAAACTCACTTGCAAAGGCGTTCCGCCTAGATGAGAACTCCTCCCCCTTGGGGGGAGGCCGGGAGGGGGATTGTTTTTTTTTAGCCTGGACAACAACCCCATGGACGCTGCCATCAAATACCGCGCTTACGGTAGGTAAAAATATTGATTATGTAATGGTAAAAACCTTTAATCAATACACATTTAAGCCTATCAATGTAGTGATCGCAAAAGCCCTGGTAGAAAAGGAATTTGGTAAAAAGTATTTTACTTCTACAGAAGATGCTGATTTTGAAAATTTCAGTGAAAAAAGCAAAAAAATTCCCTATCAGATTATAGGAGAATGTAAAGGGTCTGATTTGTTGGAAATACGTTATGAACCGGTTTTAGCGTATACTAAACCGCACAATAATCCCGAAAATGCCTACCGTGTGATCGCCGGCGATTTTGTAACTACCGAAGACGGTACGGGAATCGTGCATACGTCGCCCACCTTTGGTGCAGATGATGCCATGGTGGCGAAGCAGGCTTCCCCTGAGATACCGCCCATGCTGGTCATGGATGAAAATGAAAACCTCGTTCCTCTCGTAGATTTACAGGGAAAGTTTAGAAAAGAACTGAAAGATGATATTTTTGGCCTGGGGGGCGAATATGTGAAGGAGGAATACCTTACAGATGCTGAGAAAGAAACCGAGCTGAAAAAACAGCAGGAACGTATGAAGGATATCATCCCCAATCTGGATGAATACCTCAATGTTGACAAGCGTATTGCGCTAAAATTAAAAGAAGAAAATAAAGCCTTTAAGGTCGAAAAATATACACACAGCTATCCCAATTGCTGGCGTACCGATAAACCTATACTCTATTACCCTTTAGATTCCTGGTTTATCAAGGTAACGGAAGTGCGTGACCGCATGCACGAACTCAATGCAACCATTAACTGGAAGCCAAAATCTACCGGCGAGGGCCGTTTTGGCAACTGGCTGGCCAACGCGAACGACTGGAACCTTTCCCGCTCGCGGTACTGGGGAATCCCGCTGCCCATCTGGCGTACAGAAGATGGTCGCGAAGAACTTTTTATCGGGTCAATTGAAGAGTTACAGGCCGAAATGAAAAAGGCGGTAGCGGCCGGTGTGATGGACCAGAATATATTTTCAGGTTTTGAACCTGGCGATATGAGCGAAGCCAATTATGATCAGATTGACCTGCACAAGAACGTGGTTGACGGTATTACCCTGGTTTCCCCCAGCGGAAAACCGATGAAACGGGAGGCAGATTTGATTGATGTATGGTTCGATTCTGGCTCTATGCCCTATGCGCAATGGCATTATCCATTTGAAAATAAAGAAAAAGTCGATAGCACGTGGCGCAAGGCAGACTTTATCGCAGAAGGCGTGGACCAGACCCGCGGTTGGTTCTATACCCTGCACGCGATTGCGACAATGATTTTTGACGATGTAGCCTATAAAAATGTAGTCTCTAACGGTCTGGTTCTTGACAAAAATGGACAGAAAATGTCTAAAAGGCTAGGCAACGCGGCAGATCCATTCACTACATTGGACACCTTTGGCGCAGATGCAACGCGCTGGTATATGATAAGCAATGCCAATCCATGGGACAACCTTAAATTTGACCTTGACGGAATTACGGAAGTGCAGCGTAAATTCTTCGGAACGCTCTATAATACCTATTCCTTTTTTGTGCTTTATGCGAATCTGGACAATTTTACCTACGCTGAGGCGGAAGTTGAATTAAAAGATAGACCAGAAATTGACCGCTGGATCTTATCTGAACTTCATACGCTGATTGAACAGGTAGATGCCTTTTATGCAGATTATGAACCTACCAGGGCCACGCGGGCTATTTCTGATTTTGTACAGGAAAACCTGAGCAACTGGTTTGTGCGCTTAAGTCGTAGACGTTTCTGGAAAGGAGATTATGGCCCGGATAAAATTTCGGCATATCAAACTTTATATACCTGTTTAGAAATCATTGCCAAACTAGCTGCACCGGTCGCTCCATTTTTTATGGACAGGCTTTATAAAGACCTAAATGCGGTAACCGAAAAAGAGACTGCAGAAAGTGTGCATTTGGCTGATTTTCCGGTAAGCGACCCGGTTTTTATAGATCCTGTCCTGGAACGTAAAATGCAAAAGGCACAGACAATTTCCTCGCTGGTACTTTCGCTACGTGCAAAAGAAAAGATAAAAGTTCGCCAACCTTTACAGCGTATCATGATCCCTATTTTAGATAAAAGTCAGGGTGAGGAGATCCTGGCCGTTCAGGAACTCATAAAGTCTGAAGTAAATGTTAAAGAAGTGGAGCTTATTGATGATGCTTCCGGTATTCTTGTAAAAACCATAAAGCCTAATTTTAAAGCACTTGGGCCGCGTTTTGGTAAAGATATGAAACAAATTGCAGCTAAAATCAATACGTTAAATGCGCAGGATATCGCTAAAATCGAGAAAGATGGCGAAATGACCCTTGACATTAATGGAAAAAGTATTACTTTGGCCGCCCAAGATGTAGAAATAACTTCTCAAGATATTGAGGGTTGGCTTGTTGCAAGCAGCGGCGGTATTACGGTGGCACTTGATGTGACACTTAACGAAAGCCTGGAAAATGAGGGTGTGGCACGGGAACTTGTAAACCGTATACAGAATTTGCGCAAGGATTCTGGTTTTGAGGTTACAGACAAGATTGATATAACATTGCAGCACAATGGCAAAGTCGAGAAGGCCGTTGCGCATAATTTAGAATACATTAAAAATGAGACGCTAGCCACTTCGCTCGATATTGTGGATCAGCTAAACAATGGGATAGATATTGAATTTGATGACGTTGTTACACGTTTATCTATCGTAAAAAATAATTAA
- a CDS encoding TraR/DksA family transcriptional regulator — translation MATDTNAKERFTDAELEEFKILIQQKIDKAQNDLDLIKSAYMNNGNNGTDDTSPTFKAFEEGSETMSKEANSALAIRQEKFIRDLRNALVRIQNKTYGICRVTGKLIAKDRLKLVPHATLSIEAKNMQ, via the coding sequence ATGGCTACAGATACAAATGCTAAAGAACGCTTTACAGATGCCGAATTAGAAGAATTTAAAATCTTGATTCAGCAAAAAATCGATAAGGCCCAGAATGATCTTGATCTTATCAAGAGCGCGTATATGAACAATGGCAATAATGGTACAGATGACACCAGCCCTACTTTCAAAGCTTTTGAAGAAGGAAGTGAGACCATGAGCAAAGAGGCAAATTCTGCACTTGCCATACGCCAGGAAAAGTTTATCAGGGATCTTAGAAATGCCCTGGTACGCATCCAGAACAAAACGTATGGCATATGCCGCGTTACCGGAAAGCTGATCGCAAAAGACCGCTTAAAGCTTGTGCCACACGCGACGTTGAGCATTGAGGCAAAAAACATGCAGTAA